The proteins below come from a single Seriola aureovittata isolate HTS-2021-v1 ecotype China chromosome 23, ASM2101889v1, whole genome shotgun sequence genomic window:
- the paqr9 gene encoding membrane progesterone receptor epsilon, with protein MLLNCGQPLPLLRHTDVPPRVIENFILTGYRFPNYSLRDCLLSAFRPTNETGNFWTHFLPVFIFSYYFVEVFGWEGAPHCDAPFFYPLWNYYIGVFCLLMASSMAHLLNSMSLVVREVCFFVDYGTISAYTVGSSLAYYYYIHPRAGIVETGGHNAPHEPAGAITSSYAIPEFSVFFETFYIPCACVVAIICVLSCCNTRQRWRKHRYVIRTLVFLLPFLVSSTPVFYRLLSRSPYSSTSSSFAASTSMPTFFYRHCLWLLVSAVFNISKFPERLAPGCFDIWGHSHQWFHCCTFLSILDELQMIKAEVRAILLSPTLLLPPATLSRLPGPTIASTYGVMFLLQTTIISIIVWFSWHANCIYGPQRDQLAKEHLNKHLKCH; from the coding sequence ATGCTCCTGAACTGTGGTCAGCCGTTACCTCTGCTGAGGCACACGGACGTGCCGCCTCGGGTCATAGAGAACTTCATCCTGACTGGATACCGTTTCCCCAACTACAGCCTGAGGGACTGCTTACTGTCAGCGTTCAGACCTACCAATGAAACAGGCAACTTCTGGACGCATTTCCTcccagttttcattttttcatactATTTTGTAGAGGTGTTTGGTTGGGAAGGTGCACCACATTGCGATGCCCCGTTCTTCTATCCGTTGTGGAACTACTATATCGGGGTGTTCTGTCTACTCATGGCCAGCAGCATGGCCCACCTGCTCAACTCCATGTCTCTGGTGGTGAGAGAAGTCTGCTTCTTTGTGGATTACGGCACCATCAGTGCCTACACGGTTGGCTCATCGTTGGCATACTACTACTACATCCACCCTCGGGCAGGGATAGTGGAGACAGGAGGCCATAATGCCCCCCATGAACCTGCAGGGGCTATTACATCATCGTATGCAATCCCagagttcagtgtgttttttgaaACCTTCTACATCCCGTGCGCATGTGTTGTAGCAATCATTTGTGTCTTATCCTGCTGCAATACTCGTCAGAGGTGGAGGAAGCATCGATATGTTATCCGGACCCTTGTTTTCCTTCTCCCATTCCTCGTCTCTTCCACGCCGGTCTTCTATCGCCTCCTCTCCAGATCGCCTTATtccagcacctcctcctcctttgctgCTTCCACTTCCATGCCCACCTTCTTCTATCGCCACTGCCTCTGGCTGCTGGTGTCAGCCGTCTTCAACATCAGCAAGTTCCCCGAGCGGCTAGCTCCGGGTTGTTTTGACATCTGGGGCCACAGCCACCAGTGGTTCCACTGCTGCACGTTTTTGTCCATCCTTGACGAACTCCAGATGATCAAGGCTGAGGTGAGGGCCATCCTGCTCAGCCCGACTCTGCTGCTGCCCCCTGCCACCCTCTCCCGTCTACCTGGACCTACCATAGCTTCCACCTACGGGGTGATGTTCCTCCTCCAGACcaccatcatctccatcatcgTGTGGTTCTCCTGGCACGCCAACTGCATCTACGGACCTCAGAGAGACCAGCTAGCAAAGGAACACCTCAACAAACACCTGAAATGTCATTGA
- the aco1 gene encoding cytoplasmic aconitate hydratase — protein MSNTENNPFQHIVEPLDPTDPEQQFYNLSKLGDTRYDRLPFSIRVLLESAVRNCDEFLVKRSDVESILNWKQTQTQTVEVPFRPARVILQDFTGVPAVVDFAAMRDAVMKLGGDPEKINPVCPADLVIDHSIQVDFNRKSDSLQKNQDLEFDRNKERFQFLKWGSKAFRNMRIIPPGSGIVHQVNLEYLARVVFNQDGYFYPDSLVGTDSHTTMIDGLGVLGWGVGGIEAEAVMLGQPISMVLPEVVGYKLHGNPDKLITSTDIVLTVTKHLRQVGVVGKFVEFFGTGVAQLSIADRATIANMCPEYGATAAFFPVDDVSIQYLEQTGREAEKLAYITKYLKAVGMFRDYNNISQDPDFTQVVELDLSTVVPCCSGPKRPQDRIAVSDMKKDFETCLGAKQGFKGFQVPPERHSTVVPFQFNGKEYTLSHGSVVIAAITSCTNTSNPSVMLGAGLLAKKAIELGVSVKPYIKTSLSPGSGVVTYYLKESGVMDYLSKLGFEVVGYGCMTCIGNSGPLPEPVVEAITKGDVVAAGVLSGNRNFEGRVHPNTRANYLASPPLVIAYAIAGTMMIDFENEPIAINSEGKEIFLRDIWPTREEIQAVERKFVIPTMFKEVYEKIEKVNERWNALVAPSDKLYTWDPKSTYIKSPPFFDGLTMKLQPPKSITDAYVLLNFGDSVTTDHISPAGNIARNSPAARYLTNRGLNPRDYNSYGSRRGNDAVMARGTFANIRLFNKFLNKQAPQTIHLPSGETLDVFDAAERYQQSGVPLLVLAGKEYGSGSSRDWAAKGPFLLGIKAVLAESYERIHRSNLVGMGVIPLEYLSGDTAGSLGLTGTERYTIIIPKQLTPRMTVDVKLDTGKTFQVRMRFDTDVELAYFHHGGILNYMIRKMSEN, from the exons ATGTCCAATACTGAGAATAATCCTTTTCAACATATAGTTGAGCCTCTGGACCCCACGGACCCGGAGCAGCAGTTTTACAATCTTTCCAAACTTGGAGACACTCGATATG ACCGCCTACCGTTCTCCATCCGGGTCCTCCTGGAGTCTGCAGTCCGGAACTGTGATGAGTTCCTGGTGAAGCGCTCAGATGTGGAAAGTATCCTCAACTGGAagcagacccagactcagactGTGGAGGTACCATTCAGACCGGCCCGAGTCATCCTCCAGGATTTCAC TGGTGTCCCTGCTGTGGTGGACTTTGCTGCCATGCGTGATGCAGTGATGAAACTAGGTGGTGACCCAGAGAAGATTAATCCAGTTTGCCCTGCTGACCTCGTCATCGATCATTCAATCCAAGTGGACTTTAATAGAAA GTCTGACAGCCTCCAGAAAAACCAGGATTTGGAGTTTGACCGCAACAAAGAAAGGTTTCAGTTCTTAAAG TGGGGTTCGAAAGCCTTCAGGAACATGCGAATCATTCCTCCTGGTTCAGGGATCGTTCACCAAGTCAACCTGGAGTACCTGGCCCGAGTGGTGTTTAACCAAGATGGCTACTTCTACCCCGACAGCCTGGTGGGCACAGACTCCCACACAACCATGATTGATGGACTGGGTGTCCTTGGCTGGG GTGTGGGTGGAATTGAGGCAGAGGCCGTGATGCTGGGTCAGCCAATAAGCATGGTCCTGCCTGAGGTGGTGGGATACAAGCTGCATGGGAACCCAGACAAACTCATCACCTCCACTGACATCGTCCTCACTGTTACCAAA CACCTCCGTCAGGTGGGTGTAGTGGGGAAGTTTGTGGAGTTTTTCGGCACGGGTGTGGCTCAGTTGTCTATCGCTGACAGAGCTACCATCGCCAACATGTGTCCGGAGTACGGAGCCACAGCAGCTTTCTTCCCTGTGGACGACGTCAGCATTCAGTACCTCGAGCAGACAG GGCGAGAAGCAGAGAAGCTGGCTTACATTACAAAGTACTTGAAGGCAGTTGGCATGTTCAGAGACTACAATAACATCTCTCAGGATCCAGATTTTACTCAG gtcgTGGAGTTGGACCTGAGTACAGTGGTTCCGTGCTGCAGTGGTCCCAAAAGACCTCAGGACAGAATTGCTGTTTCTGACATGAAAAAAGACTTTGAAACATGCCTGGGAGCAAAG CAAGGTTTCAAGGGTTTCCAAGTGCCCCCAGAGCGTCACAGCACGGTGGTCCCCTTCCAGTTCAATGGAAAAGAGTACACACTGAGCCACGGTTCAGTGGTCATTGCTGCTATCACCAGCTGCACCAACACAAGCAACCCATCTGTCATGCTTGGAGCAG GACTCCTCGCTAAGAAGGCAATAGAGCTTGGCGTGAGTGTGAAGCCGTACATAAAGACCAGCCTGTCACCCGGCAGTGGAGTGGTCACGTACTATCTAAAGGAGAGCGGCGTTATGGACTACCTCTCCAAGCTAGG GTTTGAGGTTGTTGGCTATGGTTGCATGACGTGTATCGGCAACAGTGGGCCGCTCCCAGAGCCGGTGGTGGAGGCCATTACAAAG GGAGATGTGGTTGCTGCAGGGGTGTtgtcaggaaacagaaactTTGAAGGGCGAGTCCACCCCAACACCAGAGCCAACTACCTGGCTTCTCCACCCCTAGTCATCGCCTATGCTATAGCAGGCACCATGATGATAGACTTTGAGAATGAGCCCATTG CCATTAACTCTGAAGGCAAAGAGATCTTCCTGAGGGACATCTGGCCCACACGAGAGGAAATCCAGGCTGTGGAGAGAAAGTTTGTCATTCCAACAATGTTCAAAGAAGTCTATGAGAAGATTGAG AAAGTGAATGAACGCTGGAACGCTCTGGTTGCTCCGTCGGACAAGCTTTATACCTGGGATCCCAAATCCACGTACATCAAGTCGCCACCGTTCTTCGATGGTTTG ACCATGAAGCTGCAGCCTCCTAAGTCCATAACTGACGCCTACGTGCTGCTGAACTTTGGAGACTCGGTCACCACAGACCACATTTCTCCTGCAGGGAACATCGCCAGGAACAGCCCCGCGGCACGCTACCTCACCAACAGAGG TTTGAACCCTCGAGACTACAACTCATACGGCTCTCGCCGAGGTAACGACGCTGTGATGGCCAGAGGGACGTTCGCAAACATCCGTCTCTTTAACAAGTTCCTCAACAAGCAGGCGCCGCAGACCATCCACCTGCCGAGCGGAGAGACG CTGGACGTGTTTGATGCTGCAGAGAGGTACCAGCAGTCTGGAGTCCCTCTGCTGGTCCTGGCAGGGAAGGAGTACGGCTCCGGGAGCTCCAGAGACTGGGCAGCAAAAGGACCTTTCCTGCTG ggAATTAAGGCGGTTCTAGCAGAGAGCTATGAGCGGATCCACCGCAGTAACCTGGTCGGGATGGGAGTGATTCCTCTGGAGTATCTCTCAGGGGACACGGCTGGCAGTCTGGGGCTGACCGGCACAGAGCGCTACACCATCATCATCCCCAAGCAGCTCACACCCAGGATGACTGTGGATGTGAAG CTCGACACGGGGAAAACATTCCAAGTGCGAATGAGATTTGACACTGACGTGGAGCTGGCGTATTTCCACCACGGAGGAATCCTCAACTACATGATCCGCAAGATGTCCGAGAACTAA